The genome window GCGATGGTACGTCCATCGACGCGCTGGAAACCGGCTATCTCAAGGCCTTTCGCGAGTTCACCCCGCCGCCGCGCAGCCAGGCCGGCGGCGCGATGCAGCTGGGCCAACGCGGCAGCGGGCGACTCGGCCGCATTACGATTGTCCCGTTTGCGGGAGTAAAAGTCCCGTGAGCGGGACGCTGGACCCGGAGGTCTTGGTGCTCGGCGGCACCGGCACCATCGGCCGGGGCGTGGTCGGCGCCTTGCTCGAGGCCGGCAGCCCGGTGCTGGCGGTGGCGCGCGACCGCGGCCGGCTGCGCGCGCTGCGCGATCGCTACAGCGACGAGCCGGCGCTGCACGTGCTGCAGGGTTCGGTCGGCAACGATGCCAGCGCCGCCACCCTGGCCGCTGCCGTGGCGCAGCGGCCGCGGCCGTTGGCGGGCGTGGTCGCCAGCCTCGGCAGTGCACTGCGCTGCGGGCGCCTGTTGGACCAGCCGCTGACCGCGCTGCGCCGGCGCATGGAGGCCGACCTGCTGCCGCATCTGGCCGCGGCCCGGCACCTGCTGCCGCTGCTGGCGCAGGCCGAGCGCGGCGGCCGCTACCTCCTGCTCGGCAGCCCGTGCGCGTTGCGCGCCTGGTCCGGGCATGGCGAGAGTTCAGTAGCCGCGGCGGCGATCCGCATGCTCGCCCAGGTCCTGCACGAAGAGGCCAAGCCGCTGGGCGTGCGCGTGCAGTTGCTGGCGCTGGCGCATCCGGTGTGCCGCAGCGAAGCCGGCAGCGACGACTGCCCGGAATGGTTCACCGCGCTCAGCGTCGGCCGCGCCGCGGTGGCGCTGCTGGCCGACGGCGGCTTGCCCGACCAGCCTGTGGTCGATATC of Xanthomonas translucens pv. cerealis contains these proteins:
- a CDS encoding SDR family NAD(P)-dependent oxidoreductase produces the protein MSGTLDPEVLVLGGTGTIGRGVVGALLEAGSPVLAVARDRGRLRALRDRYSDEPALHVLQGSVGNDASAATLAAAVAQRPRPLAGVVASLGSALRCGRLLDQPLTALRRRMEADLLPHLAAARHLLPLLAQAERGGRYLLLGSPCALRAWSGHGESSVAAAAIRMLAQVLHEEAKPLGVRVQLLALAHPVCRSEAGSDDCPEWFTALSVGRAAVALLADGGLPDQPVVDIDKHHYAHPRTSLMTAAHFSFSTHEVSP